The following proteins are co-located in the Rheinheimera salexigens genome:
- a CDS encoding MFS transporter, with protein sequence MQTVATELKDTSSKRMHWIIVFIAMLSLMISNGMVFTGITAFDSAILAEFPDWSRGELKLRELITLIGVGILAPIFGILIDKVGVRALMIAGCLILMPTYYVYGYVENISHIYILHIFLSIVMVSCGLNVGVILVSNWFVKHRGTAIGIAILGTSLGGAVLAPLFGYWLSEGVSWRQGFQYASVIPFVLLLLTIFLVRSKPAIIGLKPYGTELMSQQSQDDLSKHGLEYGEAIRTRSFWAITVIAMCTFYTLMGLQANLVLHLQDLGFDIQSASVGLSMLFIPALVGKFLFGLFADKFSGNKLLFANIIMMLIGIFALIFSSQATVLYSIVLIGFAWGGFYTLLQLNAVNNFGLKASGKILGTITILDAFGGGLGIYLTGVIFDVYGSYQYAFIIYAVLCTIALLLISQVKKHVD encoded by the coding sequence ATGCAAACAGTAGCAACAGAACTCAAAGACACGTCTAGCAAACGGATGCACTGGATTATTGTTTTTATCGCTATGCTCAGTTTGATGATATCAAACGGCATGGTTTTTACCGGTATTACCGCTTTTGACAGCGCTATTTTGGCGGAGTTTCCAGATTGGAGTCGTGGTGAATTAAAGCTGCGTGAGCTGATTACCTTAATAGGTGTCGGGATTTTAGCTCCAATTTTCGGCATTCTCATCGATAAAGTAGGTGTAAGAGCCTTAATGATAGCGGGGTGTTTAATTTTAATGCCAACCTATTATGTTTATGGCTATGTAGAAAATATCAGCCATATTTATATTCTGCATATTTTCCTATCTATCGTTATGGTCAGTTGTGGCCTTAATGTTGGCGTAATTTTAGTATCAAACTGGTTTGTTAAGCATCGTGGTACTGCTATAGGCATAGCTATTTTAGGTACATCCTTGGGCGGAGCTGTATTAGCGCCATTATTCGGCTACTGGTTAAGTGAAGGCGTTTCTTGGCGCCAAGGGTTTCAATATGCTTCAGTTATTCCATTTGTCCTATTGCTATTAACTATTTTCTTGGTTAGAAGCAAACCGGCTATTATTGGTTTAAAGCCATACGGCACAGAGCTTATGTCTCAGCAATCACAAGACGACTTATCTAAACATGGTTTGGAATATGGTGAAGCGATCAGAACTCGTTCATTTTGGGCGATAACAGTTATAGCGATGTGTACCTTCTATACCTTAATGGGACTTCAGGCTAACTTGGTCTTACATCTACAAGATTTAGGTTTTGATATTCAGTCTGCGTCGGTAGGCTTAAGTATGCTATTTATCCCAGCATTAGTAGGTAAATTTTTATTTGGATTGTTTGCCGACAAGTTTTCTGGCAACAAACTTTTGTTTGCTAATATCATTATGATGTTAATAGGTATCTTTGCTTTAATTTTCAGTTCACAGGCTACCGTGCTGTATAGCATAGTGTTAATTGGTTTTGCATGGGGTGGTTTCTATACCTTATTACAGCTTAATGCCGTTAATAATTTTGGCTTAAAAGCGTCGGGTAAAATACTAGGTACTATTACTATTTTAGATGCGTTTGGTGGTGGTTTAGGTATTTACTTAACGGGCGTTATTTTTGATGTCTACGGTAGCTACCAATATGCATTCATTATTTATGCAGTGCTATGTACTATCGCATTATTATTAATCAGCCAAGTTAAAAAGCACGTTGACTAA
- a CDS encoding DUF1838 family protein, producing the protein MRFKKLVLMVALSTLASCSQAEQDKKLDLANSDDSYKAMLRVVGNLDGSAVFKDWDATIMMVLPGEKPKPILRTIGYNAGRMIAKEDGSYEWVTREVSYYVDLQTGEIINQWHNPISNKTVCILDVVNDPVSNAFPSPGSKNNPFAAFTQFDVMGDVAALRWDVPLKYPNALQPKDHPAESTGENYVASEHFIFFADTDDLQQVDSTSTNTHYSWARTGPWLPWMELGQTEGYLIYSGHGNKYHSFAELSSQLKEYTLKHYPEFTDAPTSFYQPNETSWTYYKKQKQAGKLKTNCN; encoded by the coding sequence ATGCGGTTTAAAAAATTAGTACTTATGGTTGCTTTATCAACACTCGCCTCATGCTCGCAAGCAGAACAAGATAAAAAGTTAGATTTAGCAAACTCGGATGATTCGTATAAAGCCATGTTAAGGGTTGTAGGAAACTTAGATGGTTCAGCCGTATTTAAAGACTGGGATGCGACTATTATGATGGTGCTGCCTGGTGAGAAACCTAAGCCAATTTTACGTACCATTGGCTATAACGCAGGGCGTATGATTGCCAAAGAAGATGGCAGTTATGAGTGGGTAACACGTGAAGTTTCATACTATGTTGATTTGCAAACCGGTGAAATTATTAATCAATGGCATAATCCGATTTCAAACAAAACGGTTTGTATCCTCGATGTAGTCAATGATCCAGTCAGTAATGCTTTCCCTTCGCCTGGTAGCAAGAACAATCCTTTTGCTGCATTTACCCAATTTGATGTCATGGGTGATGTCGCCGCCTTACGTTGGGATGTGCCGTTAAAATATCCTAATGCATTGCAACCCAAAGACCATCCTGCTGAATCTACCGGTGAAAACTATGTGGCTTCAGAGCACTTTATCTTCTTTGCTGATACCGACGATTTGCAACAAGTTGATAGCACTTCTACTAATACCCATTATTCATGGGCTAGAACAGGTCCTTGGTTACCTTGGATGGAACTAGGGCAAACAGAAGGCTATTTAATTTATAGCGGTCATGGCAATAAATACCATTCTTTTGCTGAGCTTTCTAGCCAGTTAAAAGAGTATACGTTAAAGCATTATCCTGAATTTACTGATGCGCCTACTAGTTTTTATCAGCCAAATGAAACCAGCTGGACTTACTATAAAAAACAAAAACAAGCGGGTAAGTTAAAAACGAATTGTAACTAA
- a CDS encoding TonB-dependent receptor — MKINKLYLAVITGCLGLTNTALYAQEELTAKEVTATEQEIEVIQVTTRRRVESLNKVPVMVSAFNSEMLEQQGIQSIDDIARFAPGLSFSNGFGRTVERPVIRGMSNILAGVQFGVESGAAYFIDGVYYAGSSQNIDMSDIARVEVIKGPQSALYGRNSYSGAINFITKGPDRHEFTGRVKASAAQHNEHNVQLYMSTPLTDTVAASLAVRDFSYGGEWTNQVTNETIGDQSSRSYTLVVNAEPTDAMNIRWRLQKAKDDDGTRAFFLQSAEMNNCAPGYRSLAYWPGSNSTNNNQYFCGEIKPGQIALNDGPSASGQPIEVPGVPINGPLQGGTSSAFFGNVYDLNAGTPFSGVWRDQLITSVAGDYLFESGYQIDAAISYRDDSYRAGSDGDHSSLNYTFAPGTKALLTDASRKETQDKSVEIQLRSPMADFEWMIGGFFYQQDEKVYELFFGNAREGIHTDTSDLTNKAIFGSVEYKFSDKLTASLEMRWSEEEKNLTQWDAATGVQKYQDSGTWDNFTPRLAVNYQWSDKTMLFGVLAQGVKPGGLNGAAGSAEGMPTYKQEDTDSFEVGIKTVLNKKVNLAASFFYNQINNMQMTTSAVNPNTATTLSIATNQGEGRVMGVELDAAVNFSERLIGRFSYALADTEFTKSCDDFMWTLTSGGGAFNDPANETGVDKTADFGLPGNPTCSVSGKEFPLTSKHQASMFFEYHNQVSSNIEGFVNFDTSYESKKYVQLYNLAYVPAATISSARIGIRAEEWSLTAYARNLFDEDSVVMATRWLQTPYFAGLSANSSPTDADKGPPRAFFGSPRRGRQVGVEFTYNF; from the coding sequence GTGAAAATAAATAAATTATATCTAGCAGTAATCACAGGGTGTTTAGGATTAACCAATACGGCACTTTATGCTCAAGAAGAGTTAACGGCTAAAGAAGTTACAGCAACAGAGCAAGAAATAGAAGTTATTCAGGTCACTACTCGGCGCCGAGTCGAGTCGTTAAATAAAGTGCCAGTAATGGTATCTGCGTTTAATAGTGAAATGCTGGAACAGCAAGGTATTCAGTCAATAGATGATATCGCGCGCTTTGCCCCAGGTTTAAGTTTCTCTAATGGCTTTGGCCGTACTGTTGAGCGGCCGGTCATTCGCGGCATGAGCAATATTTTAGCCGGCGTTCAGTTCGGTGTTGAATCAGGTGCCGCTTATTTTATTGATGGTGTGTACTATGCTGGCTCATCACAAAATATTGATATGTCGGATATTGCTCGGGTTGAGGTTATTAAAGGGCCGCAAAGCGCGCTGTATGGTCGAAACTCTTATTCTGGTGCCATTAACTTTATCACCAAAGGCCCAGATAGGCACGAATTTACCGGCCGAGTTAAAGCCTCCGCAGCCCAGCACAATGAGCATAATGTTCAGCTTTATATGAGCACACCATTAACGGATACCGTAGCGGCATCATTAGCCGTTCGTGATTTTAGTTACGGTGGCGAGTGGACAAACCAAGTTACTAATGAAACCATTGGCGATCAGTCATCACGTTCGTATACCTTAGTCGTAAACGCAGAGCCTACCGATGCGATGAATATAAGATGGCGGCTACAAAAAGCCAAAGATGATGATGGTACTAGGGCTTTCTTTTTACAATCAGCAGAAATGAATAACTGTGCCCCAGGTTACCGTTCATTAGCCTATTGGCCAGGCAGTAACTCAACTAATAATAATCAATATTTTTGTGGTGAGATTAAACCGGGCCAAATTGCCTTAAATGATGGTCCTAGTGCCAGTGGCCAGCCAATTGAAGTACCGGGAGTGCCAATTAATGGTCCATTGCAAGGCGGTACCTCTTCAGCGTTTTTCGGTAATGTCTATGACCTTAATGCTGGAACTCCTTTTAGTGGGGTATGGCGGGATCAATTAATCACTAGTGTTGCTGGTGATTATTTATTTGAATCCGGTTACCAAATTGATGCCGCTATTAGCTATCGTGATGACTCTTATCGGGCGGGGTCAGACGGCGACCATAGCTCTCTAAACTATACTTTTGCGCCAGGCACAAAAGCTCTATTAACAGATGCGTCACGAAAAGAAACCCAAGATAAATCAGTAGAAATTCAACTTCGCTCGCCGATGGCAGATTTTGAATGGATGATCGGCGGTTTTTTCTATCAGCAAGATGAAAAAGTGTATGAGTTGTTTTTTGGCAATGCCAGAGAAGGCATTCATACTGATACGTCAGACTTAACCAATAAAGCCATTTTTGGTTCGGTTGAATATAAATTTAGCGACAAGTTAACCGCCTCGCTAGAAATGCGTTGGTCTGAAGAAGAAAAAAATCTTACCCAATGGGATGCCGCAACCGGTGTGCAGAAGTATCAAGATAGCGGTACCTGGGATAACTTTACCCCACGATTAGCTGTTAACTATCAATGGTCAGATAAAACCATGTTGTTTGGTGTGCTGGCACAAGGTGTCAAACCGGGTGGCTTAAATGGTGCTGCAGGCTCCGCTGAAGGGATGCCAACCTATAAACAAGAAGATACCGATAGTTTTGAAGTTGGTATTAAAACAGTTCTAAATAAAAAAGTTAATTTGGCCGCGTCATTTTTTTATAACCAAATTAATAATATGCAAATGACAACCTCTGCAGTGAATCCAAATACTGCAACCACCTTGTCTATTGCAACCAATCAAGGCGAAGGTCGAGTGATGGGTGTTGAGCTTGATGCCGCCGTTAACTTTTCCGAACGACTAATAGGTCGCTTTAGTTACGCCTTAGCCGATACTGAATTTACCAAAAGTTGTGATGACTTTATGTGGACATTAACCAGTGGTGGCGGTGCCTTTAATGATCCAGCCAATGAAACTGGTGTTGATAAAACCGCTGATTTTGGTTTGCCAGGTAACCCAACATGTTCAGTATCAGGTAAAGAATTTCCTCTTACGTCTAAACATCAAGCGAGTATGTTTTTTGAATACCATAATCAAGTAAGTTCTAATATTGAAGGTTTTGTAAACTTTGATACCAGTTATGAATCGAAAAAATATGTCCAGCTTTATAACTTAGCTTATGTTCCTGCCGCCACTATAAGTTCTGCCCGCATTGGTATTAGAGCCGAAGAGTGGAGCCTAACGGCTTATGCGCGAAATTTGTTTGATGAAGACTCAGTTGTTATGGCCACGCGCTGGTTACAAACACCTTACTTTGCCGGTTTAAGTGCTAATAGTTCACCTACTGATGCTGACAAAGGACCACCGAGAGCTTTCTTTGGCTCACCACGTCGTGGTAGACAAGTAGGCGTAGAGTTTACCTATAATTTTTAA
- a CDS encoding SDR family NAD(P)-dependent oxidoreductase codes for MNHLSPPNFKHQTIKPNSTLLVIGGCGGIGFGVVEQALALGVKVVVMDLAIAGAQRDISAVSHFIAVDLRDKTSIVAAFAMVESLDITFDSVVISSGYTLGSEPISTLDIDKFDDVMSGNLRGPVIALQYVSKYLSQHASIVLLSTAIGQIGSVGYAAYGAAKSGLNAITRILAAELSPAHRVNAIAPGAVDTAFIRGGYASGAKESGSALRFNVEEYNKKIPLGRMANIDDVIGPILFLLSDSARYITGQVIHVNGGGLMRD; via the coding sequence ATGAATCATCTAAGCCCTCCTAATTTTAAACACCAAACAATTAAACCTAATTCAACATTGCTGGTTATTGGCGGTTGTGGCGGCATAGGTTTTGGCGTTGTAGAGCAAGCTTTAGCGCTAGGTGTGAAAGTTGTGGTTATGGATTTAGCGATAGCCGGAGCACAGCGCGACATTTCAGCAGTAAGCCATTTTATAGCCGTAGATCTACGTGATAAAACCAGCATTGTTGCTGCCTTTGCTATGGTAGAGAGCTTAGATATTACATTTGACAGTGTTGTGATTAGTTCAGGCTATACCTTAGGCTCTGAACCTATTAGTACGCTAGATATTGATAAATTTGATGACGTCATGTCGGGTAACTTACGTGGGCCAGTTATTGCTTTGCAGTATGTAAGTAAGTACTTATCACAACATGCTTCTATTGTGTTGTTATCCACTGCCATTGGCCAAATTGGTTCAGTAGGCTATGCCGCCTATGGCGCAGCTAAATCAGGGCTTAACGCAATAACTCGCATTCTGGCAGCCGAGCTATCGCCAGCACACAGAGTAAACGCAATAGCGCCAGGCGCTGTTGATACGGCTTTTATTCGCGGCGGTTACGCCTCGGGGGCTAAAGAGAGCGGCTCAGCACTACGGTTTAACGTTGAAGAATACAATAAAAAAATCCCTCTGGGCCGTATGGCTAATATTGACGATGTTATTGGACCAATATTATTTTTATTGTCTGATAGCGCTAGATACATCACAGGCCAAGTTATCCATGTTAATGGTGGCGGCTTAATGCGTGATTAG
- a CDS encoding FAD-dependent oxidoreductase, producing MASLLSVKQWDLETDVLILGFGLAGASAAIEALDADPNVKVTICEKNPEKYAGGNSRAAGQSLLIAKNPTALKAYQKAMSTSNPIPEEMLDEWAIRMSQLEPWIQARAEEVGSQYIRGTGFTERDAVLEFPELGAEEAVTYTATILPIPAGVWLAFKKNVDKRAVNVLYNSPVKDLIQDPDTLEVFGAVIEQDGVLKNVKAKRGVVMAVGGFEANLDMQRNYCGYEEIFPLGNPANTGDGIHILQKAGADMWHMRNKGQSGGIWPGLQVPGYKTVFLRNLFWQSYSWVEIAADNKRFYNETAELQLTHYKEKKHKHWVDTPHINAGPIHMIFDETTREYNCLALKAFTWNIAAENLDWSDDNLVEIEQGLIAKADTIEELAVKIGRDPAEVSAEIQKYNDACAAGEDKEFSRIPITLQPIIKAPFYGVKIVPAVVCTGGGGRRNIESEVLSPVGKPIPRLYEAGELGSMFSNLYQNGSYLTEAMISGRAAGKNAANQNSWD from the coding sequence ATGGCAAGTTTATTATCAGTAAAACAATGGGATTTAGAGACTGACGTCTTAATATTAGGTTTCGGTCTAGCAGGTGCTAGCGCAGCAATTGAAGCCTTAGATGCAGACCCAAATGTAAAAGTTACTATTTGTGAAAAAAATCCTGAAAAATATGCAGGCGGTAACTCCCGTGCTGCAGGGCAATCATTGTTAATCGCCAAAAATCCAACGGCACTTAAGGCTTATCAAAAGGCAATGAGCACATCGAATCCTATTCCTGAAGAAATGTTAGATGAATGGGCAATTCGTATGTCACAACTTGAACCTTGGATCCAAGCGCGAGCAGAAGAAGTAGGCTCGCAATATATTCGTGGCACAGGTTTCACCGAACGTGATGCGGTATTAGAGTTTCCAGAACTGGGTGCTGAAGAAGCGGTTACTTACACGGCAACTATTTTGCCTATTCCTGCAGGTGTGTGGCTAGCGTTTAAAAAGAACGTAGATAAACGAGCTGTGAATGTTTTATATAACTCACCGGTAAAAGATTTAATTCAAGATCCAGACACGCTTGAAGTATTTGGTGCCGTCATCGAGCAAGATGGGGTATTAAAAAACGTAAAAGCCAAGCGTGGCGTAGTAATGGCAGTTGGCGGTTTCGAAGCTAACTTAGATATGCAGCGCAATTACTGTGGTTATGAAGAGATCTTCCCATTAGGTAACCCAGCTAATACTGGCGATGGTATTCATATTTTACAAAAAGCCGGTGCCGATATGTGGCACATGCGTAACAAAGGGCAGTCTGGCGGTATTTGGCCTGGGTTACAGGTTCCAGGTTATAAAACTGTATTTTTGCGTAATTTATTTTGGCAAAGCTACAGCTGGGTGGAAATTGCCGCTGATAACAAGCGTTTTTACAATGAAACAGCTGAATTACAGTTAACGCATTATAAAGAAAAGAAACATAAGCATTGGGTAGATACACCGCATATTAATGCTGGCCCAATTCACATGATTTTTGATGAAACCACGCGTGAATATAACTGTTTAGCGTTAAAAGCCTTTACCTGGAATATTGCAGCAGAAAATCTTGACTGGAGCGATGATAACTTAGTTGAAATTGAGCAAGGCTTAATTGCTAAAGCCGACACAATTGAAGAGTTAGCGGTAAAAATTGGTCGCGACCCAGCAGAAGTAAGTGCTGAAATTCAAAAGTATAATGATGCCTGTGCCGCAGGAGAAGACAAAGAGTTCTCACGTATTCCTATTACATTGCAACCTATTATTAAAGCGCCATTTTATGGTGTGAAAATAGTGCCTGCAGTAGTGTGTACCGGGGGGGGTGGACGGCGCAATATAGAGTCTGAAGTGTTAAGTCCGGTCGGTAAACCAATTCCGCGCCTATATGAAGCGGGTGAGTTAGGCTCTATGTTCTCTAACTTGTATCAAAATGGTAGTTACCTGACAGAAGCGATGATCTCTGGTCGTGCAGCAGGTAAAAATGCTGCAAATCAAAACAGTTGGGATTAA
- a CDS encoding multidrug effflux MFS transporter — MSKTSLAANKLIFLLAAIIATTPLAIDMYLPAMPIIAEQFGSDLSHVQQSISIFLFCYAISQIIAGPLADHIGRRRLAFIGLLGFSFSSYMLAMTDNIESFLIFRSMQALFGAFFSVVIPGVVQQIYRENTAKGMSYLSLIMMMAPLLAPGIGSILLQAHSWRAIFIFLGVYAMIMVLLAMRFLPDAPKPTQRRRKRDILDGYRIIFSNKKARPFLMGTMMSSFAFFCYITAIPFVYLEYYAVSVQAFPFYFAFNVSFVILANIINSRLSVRFGAVKMLTFGMFFGACVAVLLCLVTWFNMPFIYTMLLLGPLMSSLSFIATNSDALVLMRFKEHTGSAAATIGALRFGSGALAGPLLLVLHNGTPLPFTLLMLTALVIVVLTRTKQTKVVV; from the coding sequence ATGAGTAAAACCTCCTTAGCAGCTAATAAACTAATATTCTTATTAGCTGCTATTATTGCAACCACCCCTTTAGCCATTGATATGTATTTGCCTGCAATGCCGATTATTGCAGAGCAATTTGGCTCTGATCTAAGTCATGTTCAACAATCTATTAGTATCTTTTTATTCTGTTATGCTATTTCCCAAATTATTGCTGGGCCGTTGGCCGACCATATTGGCCGACGACGCTTAGCTTTTATTGGTTTGTTAGGGTTTAGTTTTTCCAGTTATATGCTGGCAATGACCGATAATATTGAATCGTTTTTAATCTTTCGTAGTATGCAGGCTTTATTTGGCGCCTTCTTTTCGGTGGTTATCCCCGGCGTAGTGCAGCAAATTTACCGAGAAAACACCGCTAAAGGTATGTCGTATCTGTCGTTGATAATGATGATGGCGCCGTTATTAGCACCAGGTATCGGCAGCATATTGCTGCAGGCACATTCTTGGCGGGCTATTTTTATCTTTTTAGGTGTGTATGCCATGATTATGGTGTTACTGGCGATGCGCTTTTTGCCCGATGCGCCCAAACCGACACAGCGCCGGCGTAAGCGCGATATATTAGATGGCTACCGGATAATTTTTTCTAATAAAAAAGCCCGACCGTTTTTAATGGGCACTATGATGTCGTCGTTTGCTTTCTTTTGTTATATCACTGCCATACCTTTTGTTTATTTAGAATATTATGCAGTTAGCGTGCAAGCCTTCCCATTTTACTTTGCGTTTAATGTCTCATTCGTTATTTTAGCTAATATTATTAATAGTCGGCTTTCTGTTCGCTTTGGTGCGGTTAAAATGCTGACATTTGGTATGTTTTTTGGCGCCTGTGTTGCGGTACTATTATGTTTAGTAACTTGGTTCAATATGCCGTTTATTTACACCATGCTGCTATTAGGCCCTTTAATGAGCTCACTATCATTTATCGCTACTAACTCTGATGCCTTAGTGCTTATGCGCTTTAAAGAGCACACCGGCAGCGCAGCAGCCACTATAGGCGCCTTACGCTTTGGTTCTGGCGCATTAGCAGGACCATTATTGCTAGTGCTGCACAATGGCACACCGTTACCCTTTACCCTATTAATGCTAACCGCGCTGGTTATTGTCGTTTTAACCCGTACTAAGCAGACTAAAGTAGTAGTTTAG